The bacterium genome window below encodes:
- a CDS encoding cytoplasmic protein, which translates to MAEIKFFEVIDCMTCKHIRKNGKGNFVCDAFPDGIPLKMIVESGHRRKLPGQRGDVVYEPKKWLKEV; encoded by the coding sequence ATGGCAGAAATAAAGTTTTTTGAGGTGATAGATTGTATGACCTGCAAGCATATAAGAAAAAATGGTAAAGGTAATTTTGTTTGTGATGCTTTTCCAGATGGAATACCTTTAAAAATGATAGTAGAGAGCGGGCATAGAAGAAAATTACCTGGTCAACGGGGCGATGTGGTATATGAACCGAAAAAGTGGTTAAAAGAGGTATAA
- a CDS encoding MBL fold metallo-hydrolase, whose product MKFKIHRGTREIGGSCVEIWTESRRIVLDLGMPLVNPDRTRFDSRILRNASVQELIDKGILPDIKGLYEEPGNTALILSHAHQDHFGLIKYVHENCKIYLGKASEVLIGLSSIFLNEKWDISNPVNFESGKMFSIGDIEIIPYLMDHSAFDSYAFLIKDGGTSLFYSGDFRRHGGKTKAFDWFAHNVEKNVDYLLLEGTTIGRIDVELKTEDDLEAELVKIFKEGKGINLIYTSGQNIDRLVSIYRACKRTGKTLAIDFYIAAVLTELSKFGKIPYPSKNFPEIRVFFPYRLSRMISDRGNKDILYRFKEFKITKAQISGQFDKTVMIVRPSMKTDLEHIKNLKNGIFIYSVWSGYKKEDATQEFIKFLTSRGMIQREIHTSGHADRNTLKRMVEVLNPKNLVPIHTFEGDKYEKIFPGTKVLRIDDNEVIS is encoded by the coding sequence ATGAAATTCAAAATTCACAGAGGGACCAGGGAAATCGGGGGCTCCTGTGTTGAAATCTGGACAGAATCAAGGCGTATAGTTCTTGATTTGGGTATGCCCCTGGTTAATCCTGACAGGACACGCTTTGATTCAAGAATCCTCAGGAATGCCTCGGTGCAAGAACTGATTGACAAAGGCATTCTGCCGGATATTAAAGGGTTGTATGAAGAGCCAGGCAATACGGCATTGATTCTATCTCATGCCCATCAGGACCATTTCGGCTTAATAAAATATGTCCATGAAAACTGCAAAATCTACCTCGGCAAAGCATCTGAGGTATTAATTGGGCTTAGCAGTATCTTTTTAAACGAGAAATGGGACATATCAAACCCCGTGAATTTCGAATCGGGAAAAATGTTTTCTATCGGCGATATTGAAATAATCCCATACTTAATGGATCACTCCGCATTTGACTCTTATGCGTTTTTAATCAAGGACGGAGGAACATCACTGTTTTATAGCGGCGATTTCAGAAGACACGGAGGAAAAACAAAGGCATTTGATTGGTTTGCTCACAATGTAGAAAAAAATGTAGATTATTTGCTGCTTGAAGGTACAACTATAGGGCGAATCGATGTAGAGTTAAAAACCGAAGATGATTTAGAGGCGGAGTTGGTAAAGATTTTTAAAGAAGGGAAAGGGATTAATCTGATTTACACTTCCGGCCAGAACATTGACCGGCTCGTCTCAATCTATAGGGCATGTAAAAGAACAGGAAAGACTCTCGCTATTGATTTCTATATCGCTGCTGTTCTGACAGAACTGTCTAAATTCGGCAAAATTCCATACCCATCAAAGAACTTCCCGGAAATAAGAGTTTTTTTCCCCTATCGGCTCTCAAGAATGATTAGCGACCGGGGAAACAAGGACATACTGTACCGGTTCAAGGAGTTTAAAATCACAAAAGCACAGATTAGCGGGCAGTTCGATAAAACAGTGATGATTGTACGCCCGAGCATGAAAACAGACTTGGAACATATCAAAAACCTGAAAAACGGAATCTTCATTTATTCCGTTTGGAGCGGATACAAAAAAGAAGATGCGACACAGGAGTTTATAAAGTTTCTAACCAGCAGGGGAATGATTCAAAGAGAAATTCATACAAGTGGGCATGCTGATAGAAATACATTGAAAAGAATGGTTGAGGTTCTGAATCCCAAAAATCTTGTCCCAATCCATACTTTTGAAGGGGATAAATACGAAAAAATATTCCCAGGAACAAAAGTGCTGCGGATAGATGATAACGAGGTAATTTCCTGA
- a CDS encoding AbrB/MazE/SpoVT family DNA-binding domain-containing protein translates to METVIIGERGQITIPKELRKKYKFNPKTPVIIEDRDGEIVIKPAVVVSMDKIKSLLKEYDNEFIQEMVKSLSLSSDEEKKILKKWTKK, encoded by the coding sequence ATGGAAACAGTAATTATTGGAGAAAGAGGACAAATAACAATACCTAAAGAGTTAAGAAAGAAGTATAAGTTCAATCCTAAAACGCCTGTTATTATAGAAGATAGAGATGGGGAAATAGTAATTAAGCCAGCAGTAGTTGTTTCTATGGATAAAATAAAGTCCCTTCTAAAAGAGTATGATAATGAGTTTATTCAAGAGATGGTAAAATCATTATCTCTTTCTTCAGATGAAGAAAAAAAGATATTGAAAAAGTGGACAAAAAAATAA